A single window of Sphingobacterium sp. ML3W DNA harbors:
- the gldL gene encoding gliding motility protein GldL, protein MSKRKDNSRWLNVAISWGASIVIIGVLFKILHIGGSYANYMIGIGLGVEAFLFFLMGFNPPPQEPDWSRVYPELDDNFTGERPVRGAAVVNQQAGPSATVALDKMFADANIEPASIENLGRGLRDFSEKMSAINKISDVSLATEDFTQKLKLATSKFDHMSQAFEKASANLVQMSNSSADTTSYHDQVQKLTGNLQQLNGMYERELQDSASHLKSMNQFYENLSYTMQNFNESLDDSKAFKEEVGKLAKNLNALNAIYGNMLSAMNQPRV, encoded by the coding sequence ATGAGCAAAAGAAAAGACAATTCAAGATGGCTAAATGTCGCTATTTCTTGGGGGGCGAGTATCGTCATCATCGGGGTACTATTCAAAATATTACACATAGGAGGTTCCTATGCCAACTACATGATCGGTATTGGTCTAGGCGTAGAGGCATTTCTCTTCTTCCTGATGGGATTCAATCCTCCTCCGCAAGAACCAGATTGGAGTCGTGTTTATCCGGAATTGGACGATAATTTTACAGGTGAGCGCCCTGTCCGTGGCGCAGCAGTTGTCAACCAACAAGCAGGTCCATCAGCAACTGTAGCGTTAGATAAAATGTTTGCTGATGCAAATATAGAACCCGCATCGATTGAAAATCTAGGTAGAGGCTTACGTGACTTTAGTGAAAAGATGTCAGCCATCAATAAGATTTCAGATGTATCGCTGGCGACAGAAGATTTCACTCAAAAGCTAAAATTGGCGACTTCAAAATTCGACCACATGAGCCAAGCGTTTGAAAAAGCATCTGCTAATTTGGTTCAAATGTCCAACTCTTCAGCCGATACGACAAGTTACCATGATCAGGTTCAAAAACTGACCGGCAATTTGCAACAGTTGAACGGGATGTACGAGCGTGAGCTTCAAGACTCTGCTTCACACCTCAAATCCATGAATCAGTTTTATGAAAATTTAAGTTATACGATGCAAAACTTCAACGAATCTTTGGACGATTCCAAGGCATTTAAAGAAGAAGTGGGCAAGCTTGCAAAAAACCTAAACGCATTGAATGCGATTTATGGCAATATGTTAAGTGCCATGAACCAACCTCGAGTATAA